From a region of the Takifugu flavidus isolate HTHZ2018 chromosome 18, ASM371156v2, whole genome shotgun sequence genome:
- the hoatz gene encoding cilia- and flagella-associated protein HOATZ: MDRSWSGGAAAVEPEDSSASFIVFDGSSPAEVSHARQLWSSVFLLPPLECRLMSADIRQRLPVARPQRAAPKPSSPEPPTAASQRREERQRYAAMAEQRREVLALLRRQREQRIRRELVSVAVKPKPKPEREMLKAPDCDEDKELVRQLQ; encoded by the coding sequence ATGGACCGTTCGTGGTCTGGcggggctgctgctgtggagccgGAGGACTCTTCCGCCTCATTCATCGTGTTTGACGGCTCTTCCCCGGCGGAAGTGTCCCACGCCAGGCAGCTGTGGAGCTCGGTGTTCCTCCTGCCGCCGCTGGAGTGTCGGCTGATGTCGGCAGATATCCGACAGAGGCTGCCGGTGGCCCGTCCGCAGCGGGCGGCCCCCAAACCTTCCTCACCGGAGCCGCCGACTGCCGCCAGCCAGAGACGGGAGGAGCGGCAGCGGTACGCGGCCATGGccgagcagaggagggaggtcCTGGCTCTGCTGAGGCGGCAGCGAGAGCAGAGGATCCGGAGAGAACTGGTCTCTGTGGCCGTCAAACCCAAACCGAAGCCTGAGAGAGAGATGCTCAAAGCTCCAGACTGTGATGAGGACAAGGAGCTGGTGAGACAGCTGCAGTGA